Below is a window of Brassica napus cultivar Da-Ae chromosome A5, Da-Ae, whole genome shotgun sequence DNA.
AGAGTTGATCAAGGAAGACAAAGACAGACACAGACTTAGAGGACAATATTCAAGACTAAACCGCTGTAAACAAGAATCACAAAGTCTTGAGAGTTTTGGATGTTATGAGAGATCAAATTTGAATTAGGTCCATAGCGCTTACAAGTTAAAAGCTTTTTACCTGTTCTTTGGATAGAGAAAACTGAGAAGTGACTATCTCCGGAGACACACAAGCACAGAATGTCAATCTTAAGAGAACTCCAAGGGTGTCACTGTCCAAGCTGTGAGACTGCAAACGACCAACAGCTTTCCATGTCCCAACCTCCCATCGCCATATTTCCGCCATGGATGCAAATTGAGCCTGAAGAAGTTAGGCACGATGTTGAGTCAACCACTCACAATATAGATAGATAGGTTTATGTGATAAACCAATAGCAGACATATTCGCACCAAGGACCTGCACATCTGCTTGTAAATCCTCTGGGAGGCTACCTTCTCCTCAGGCACAAGTAATGGTTCAGTGTCTTCAATAAAGATAAACGGTCGTTGCCTTTACCTTGAACCATAGCCACACAATTAATGTCATGACCATGAACTTGAGGACGAGCCAGTTCATGCCAATGCTCATCCTCTGCTTCATTTCTCTCATCTGTGGAGAACACGCGGCccacaaataatttatattttgttaactaGGAGGTGTCTAGGCTTGGTCCAAACAATCCTCCCGGGACCAGCCGGCGTTAATACCATTCTCACAAATAAAACTTTAACTGAACGAACATATCAAGTTGTTCAAAAAGAATGAACATATCAAAAGGTCTCATCCTAAAGAATTATTTGAACAtctttaaatcctaaacttcTAACCTAATTTACAAACACTTAGTAGGTATAACCACAAAGGAGGTGCTTAGGATCAAAGGGGTTGATAAAGTCTTTAAGAAAGGAAACAATTATCTTATAACaaggaatttttattttattaagaacACTCAAGTATATTACAAATAACTCGAAAGATTCTTTAGGACTTAACTCAGTACTCATCTGAGTAATTCAAGACTTCAGTTTGAAATGTATTATCTTTGGAAAAGATGACATGTCCATTTCAATAAGAAAATGATGGTTCACCATATGAAATTCAAACTTTTCATTTCctctttttatttcaagaatttcTTTGTACTTGGAGTGATAgtgtttttattcttctttgAAAACACCACTCTTATAACCACAAATGTGTTGTTTcctttttcatcttcttctagTAGGACAACACCCCAATAGCAATCACTGGCATCCATTTGAAGGATTCTTTTACCATTGGACAGTATTTTTAGTGATGGAAATGTCTTTGAAATCTTCTTGAGTTCTTTCACTGCTTCAGTATACTTCTGATTCCATGGAGGAGCGTCCTTTTTAAGTTTAGCTGAGAGGATTAACCAAGGTTTTGCGAGATGATGTATGAAGTTCGTCATGTAGTTAACAATTCCAAGGAATTACTAAATTTGCTTGAAAGACAATTTTTTATCTGGAAACTCACTAAATTGTGTTGCAATGTGGGGCTGAGTGACACTCTGAAATATGCATGACAAGGAAATAACCATTTTCTTTTCCAAGAGCATGATACCATATTGTTGTATGATATTTTTAGTAGGCGAGTATGAGAGTCAATGTCTAGAGAAATATCAGAATGTCGTCAATATATACTAAGGCATTTGAGAGGATTCGCTCAAACATCTTTATCATGGCCTTCTGGAATATTGAAAGGGCTATCTTTAGACCAAATATCATGACCTTCCAGTGGTAATAACGGTCTGGAATGCAGAAACATGTTTTATGCTTGTCATCTAGTTTGATTCCTAACTGCCAACAATTCGCTTTTGAACAAAATTTGGAGAATACTTTTCTCTGGGGTAGTCTTTGGAAAAATATTTCTCATTTTGGTAAAAGAAACTTGTCATCTGCAAGAAAGTGATTTAGTGGTTGATAGTTGATGACCAGTCTCAGTTTTCCTCCAATATGCTTTGCTCTTTTGTTGACATAAAAAGCTCAATGAGATCTTCTTTCAGTAGTTAATCAACTTCTTCAAGTGCAAGATTGTTGTGATATGGATTCATGCATGGGTGGCTTGcctttgtttggtttgatgtcTTCATTCTTCTTGAAGCGCAAAGATAAGAAGAAGTCTGGATTTTTCCAAAGATGTGAAGGGCATTCGGTAAGGAATTTCGAGTGAGAAGCAACACATGATGTCTTGGAAATTTCTTATTTGATAGGATTAAGAATCTCCATGGGGGTAGAGATGGGAGATGGTTGTCCAAGGTAAGAggtggtttttgtttttaagttctTTTAGGTGCCATGGTACTCTTTTTAGGCTATCGAGAACATCAAACCCAAGTATAAAGTCTTCCAGGGAGATCCGACCCATATACTTTGATTTTAATCATATATCTATGAAAGAGTTGAATGTAGATAGGGTTACTGATGATGGAGATGGTAAAATTCTGACCATTAGCTACTTTAAATGGTACCAGACATGAATTCCAAAGGGAGGATGGAAGGATCTCCCTTGAGGATGGAGGAGGTAGTACCAGTGTCAAAATAGGCTATGACTAGTATCATACTTGATCGGAAAGATGTATATCTTTGCATTTGGAGATGGTTGAAAAACATATGCTTATCTATCTTCTTTTGGCAGTTCGGCTTTACAGACATCAA
It encodes the following:
- the LOC106451696 gene encoding elongator complex protein 2-like isoform X2, with translation MREMKQRMSIGMNWLVLKFMVMTLIVWLWFKAQFASMAEIWRWEVGTWKAVGRLQSHSLDSDTLGVLLRLTFCACVSPEIVTSQFSLSKEQTMARLVTNSWQKAEAQKRFIWACSWRPFGHQFEPSSRDKTLKIWPFEKDARVKQVLALPQFGSSVTAVGWTRLDHKEKSRVHSIWDGGWS
- the LOC106451696 gene encoding elongator complex protein 2-like isoform X1; this translates as MREMKQRMSIGMNWLVLKFMVMTLIVWLWFKAQFASMAEIWRWEVGTWKAVGRLQSHSLDSDTLGVLLRLTFCACVSPEIVTSQFSLSKEQRFSLEYCPLSLCLSLSSLINSDKTMARLVTNSWQKAEAQKRFIWACSWRPFGHQFEPSSRDKTLKIWPFEKDARVKQVLALPQFGSSVTAVGWTRLDHKEKSRVHSIWDGGWS